One window of the Bombus affinis isolate iyBomAffi1 chromosome 10, iyBomAffi1.2, whole genome shotgun sequence genome contains the following:
- the LOC126921356 gene encoding uncharacterized protein LOC126921356 isoform X1: MDNKVDVSEVENISMIGSSEIFYLPEVAEISEVLDSTGLSPLTSSLDHTLTLQEDKLLSSEVNMGIEDTWTEANSSTSDYAIPLPPPPGLNDFTDVGADPIGDSGTGIEYGPFLPPGTPALNNLFSEGGDSQDDSPMEDVVLRAGVCGLRNLGNTCFMAAGLQCLTATPPVLRHFLDLQQGGEKLPPPGSLMAHFSVLLGKMWSGKYSVLRPTEFKQTLGAYHSQFKDNRQHDCQEFLALLLDSLHEQMNTAKCTKNCQTPSSTTTANSINSIENSNGKMMSPVTATSNSNCNTDILEMYDCLPSPECPNSPNVTMAGSPRDLGSPIGELDSIANSPRGSPLNDGEDDEETLDSDETVEAKSSTFIHNEVDEKKSEVAPSLRLETLIELSKNVPKYHGLYDIHKEAKTSNANFLVTQQECNNEIHYDSQKFPKENVRRMPLDNSNLMENHDFDNKSVSIKRIKEVNVQKVNCGVDYASSGSDIEYDNGLEKCNVKRMRLDDQEKNHKRDGQGSISSQCTRMSQSYGNGAIETQDELEADKHWAKHLKSNRSIIVDTFQGQFKSKVVCAVCNHVSVTYEPFMYLSVPLPHAMERQLNVTYVPANGDQPIKCVVSLNKQSRIGKLKKELLKTLGKENIAVRNIALAEVLENHISKILDDNTLLRHINDTNRSIYAFELTEPPDAYTSVSDGGGDRITEADSCQKCTVMGEEIPCTICLEELDGDLKKHSGNSCNFVMCDTCIENYFKNQTEPQMCPMCSTYMTASSFIKIDQTGRPRPAIRILNVPLVLRHDTTNETTNNRKGTKLFGYPHLVRLPSRVNAKDLYDIVRKNVPQEGNYTLHFVTGQGHHCSRCMYTTHCTGCSVPETGMVILCNGDTLAVRYTEQVPKTASPIDHVSVSKQRPHHPLSLYDCLQAFSQSETLDEYNPWFCPKCERNRCATKTLTVHRYPKFLIVYLKRFVFYECTSMKLDDKVTFPLVGLSVGQHLYDLYACVCHFGGVSAGHYTAYAKNPRTDMWYYYNDEITSRQKPQEEDFSNAYILFYSRQGTNLKSCNI, encoded by the exons ATGGACAATAAGGTGGATGTCTCAGaagtagaaaatatttcaatgatTGGATCGTCTGAAATCTTTTATCTGCCTGAAGTAGCAGAGATATCAGAGGTGTTAGATTCTACTGGTCTCAGTCCACTGACGTCTTCTTTAGATCATACTCTAACTCTTCAAGAAGATAAATTGCTTTCATCAGAAGTTAATATGGGAATCGAAGATACATG GACTGAAGCAAATAGTTCTACATCAGATTATGCTATTCCACTTCCACCACCACCTGGTTTAAATGATTTCACAGATGTTGGTGCAGATCCCATTGGTGATAGCGGAACTGGTATAGAGTATGGCCCATTTTTACCTCCCGGTACTCCAGCTCTAAATAATTTGTTTTCAGAAGGTGGAGATTCTCAAGATGATTCTCCCATGG AAGATGTAGTTTTACGTGCTGGAGTATGTGGTCTTCGTAATCTTGGTAATACTTGCTTTATGGCTGCTGGTTTGCAATGTTTGACTGCAACACCACCAGTCCTGCGACATTTTTTGGATTTACAGCAGGGGGGGGAAAAACTACCTCCTCCAGGATCATTGATGGCACATTTTAGTGTACTTCTTGGCAAAATGTGGTCTGGAAAATATAGTGTCCTTAGGCCTACTGAATTTAAACAGACATTAGGCGCGTATCATTCACAATTTAAAGACAATAGACAG CATGATTGTCAAGAATTTCTTGCACTGTTACTGGATTCTTTACATGAACAAATGAATACAGCAAAGTGTACAAAAAATTGTCAAACTCCTTCATCTACAACCACTGCCAACTCTATTAATTCAATTGAGAATTCAAATGGGAAAATGATGTCCCCAGTCACTGCCACTAGTAATTCCAATTGTAATACGGATATATTGGAAATGTATGATTGCTTACCATCACCAGAATGTCCAAATAGTCCTAATGTTACTATGGCAGGTTCACCAAGAG ATTTAGGTTCACCAATAGGTGAATTAGATAGTATTGCAAATTCGCCACGAGGATCGCCTTTAAACGATGGTGAAGATGATGAAGAAACGCTTGATTCTGATGAAACTGTTGAAGCAAAGTCAAGTACGTTTATCCACAATGAAGTTGATGAAAAAAAAAGTGAAGTTGCACCCTCGTTAAGGCTGGAAACATTAATCGAACTTTCGAAAAATGTACCAAAATATCATGGTCTTTATGATATTCATAAAGAAGCGAAAACTAGCAATGCAAACTTTTTAGTAACACAACAAGAATGTAATAATGAGATTCATTATGATTCTCAAAAGTTTCCAAAGGAAAATGTTCGTAGAATGCCTTTAGACAATTCAAATCTAATGGAAAATCATGATTTTGACAATAAAAGTGTCAGTATCAAAAGAATAAAGGAAGTCAATGTTCAAAAAGTCAATTGTGGTGTAGATTATGCATCAAGTGGTTCTGATATAGAATATGATAATGGCTTAGAAAAATGTAATGTAAAACGTATGAGACTGGATGATCAGGAGAAGAATCATAAACGTGATGGTCAAGGAAGCATTAGTTCTCAATGTACACGAATGTCACAAAGCTATGGAAATGGTGCTATAGAGACACAAGATGAGCTTGAAGCCGACAAACATTGGGCAAAGCATTTAAAATCTAATAGGAGTATTATCGTTGATACTTTCCAGGGACAGTTTAAAAGCAAG GTTGTTTGTGCAGTATGTAATCATGTTTCTGTTACATATGAACCTTTCATGTATTTATCAGTACCGCTGCCCCATGCAATGGAAAGACAATTAAACGTTACATATGTTCCCGCAAATGGTGATCAACCTATAAAATGTGTTGTTTCATTAAATAAGCAATCACGCATTGGGAAATTGAAGAAGGAGCTACTAAAAACACTTGGGAAAGAAAATATTGCAGTAAGAAATATTGCACTTGCCGAAGTTTTAGAAAATCATATATCAAAGATTCTG GATGACAATACACTCTTGAGACACATCAATGATACAAATCGATCTATATATGCCTTTGAACTCACGGAACCTCCTGATGCGTACACTTCAGTATCAGACGGTGGTGGAGATCGTATAACGGAGGCTGATTCCTGTCAAAAATGTACAGTTATGGGAGAAGAAATTCCATGTACAATTTGTCTCGAAGAATTGGACGGAGATTTGAAAAAGCATAGCGGAAATAGTTGCAACTTTGTTATGTGCGATACTTGTATTGAG aattaCTTCAAAAATCAAACGGAACCGCAAATGTGTCCAATGTGTTCAACCTATATGACTGCATCATCCTTTATTAAAATAGATCAAACAGGCAGACCAAGACCTGCAATTAGGATCTTAAATGTACCATTGGTGTTGCGACATGATACAACAAATGAAACGACAAACAATCGTAAAGGAACAAAACTTTTTGGATATCCGCATTTAGTAAGATTACCTTCAAGAGTAAACGCTAAGGACTTGTATGATATTGTAAGAAAAAATGTACCACAAGAAGGAAATTATACTCTTCATTTTGTTACAGGACAG GGGCATCATTGTTCTCGTTGTATGTATACTACACATTGTACAGGGTGCAGTGTACCCGAAACGGGTATGGTAATCTTGTGTAATGGTGATACTCTAGCTGTACGTTATACGGAACAGGTTCCTAAGACCGCATCGCCCATTGATCATGTTAGCGTCAGCAAACAAAGGCCTCATCATCCTTTGTCTTTATATGATTGTCTTCAAGCATTTAGTCAAAG tgAAACATTAGACGAATACAATCCTTGGTTTTGCCCAAAATGCGAACGAAATCGATGCGCTACGAAAACTCTCACAGTTCATAGATATCCCAAGTTCCTTATAGTATATTTGAAACG ATTTGTATTTTATGAGTGTACTAGTATGAAGTTAGACGATAAAGTTACATTTCCCTTGGTTGGTTTGAGCGTTGGACAACACTTATACGATCTTTATGCATGCGTTTGTCATTTTGGAG GGGTCTCAGCTGGACACTATACAGCATACGCAAAAAATCCTCGCACTGATATGTGGTACTACTACAATGATGAAATTACGAGCAGACAAAAACCTCAGGAGGAAGATTTTAGCAATGCATATATACTTTTTTACAGTCGGCAAGGGACCAATTTAAAATCGTGCAATATATAA
- the LOC126921356 gene encoding uncharacterized protein LOC126921356 isoform X2, giving the protein MDNKVDVSEVENISMIGSSEIFYLPEVAEISEVLDSTGLSPLTSSLDHTLTLQEDKLLSSEVNMGIEDTWTEANSSTSDYAIPLPPPPGLNDFTDVGADPIGDSGTEGGDSQDDSPMEDVVLRAGVCGLRNLGNTCFMAAGLQCLTATPPVLRHFLDLQQGGEKLPPPGSLMAHFSVLLGKMWSGKYSVLRPTEFKQTLGAYHSQFKDNRQHDCQEFLALLLDSLHEQMNTAKCTKNCQTPSSTTTANSINSIENSNGKMMSPVTATSNSNCNTDILEMYDCLPSPECPNSPNVTMAGSPRDLGSPIGELDSIANSPRGSPLNDGEDDEETLDSDETVEAKSSTFIHNEVDEKKSEVAPSLRLETLIELSKNVPKYHGLYDIHKEAKTSNANFLVTQQECNNEIHYDSQKFPKENVRRMPLDNSNLMENHDFDNKSVSIKRIKEVNVQKVNCGVDYASSGSDIEYDNGLEKCNVKRMRLDDQEKNHKRDGQGSISSQCTRMSQSYGNGAIETQDELEADKHWAKHLKSNRSIIVDTFQGQFKSKVVCAVCNHVSVTYEPFMYLSVPLPHAMERQLNVTYVPANGDQPIKCVVSLNKQSRIGKLKKELLKTLGKENIAVRNIALAEVLENHISKILDDNTLLRHINDTNRSIYAFELTEPPDAYTSVSDGGGDRITEADSCQKCTVMGEEIPCTICLEELDGDLKKHSGNSCNFVMCDTCIENYFKNQTEPQMCPMCSTYMTASSFIKIDQTGRPRPAIRILNVPLVLRHDTTNETTNNRKGTKLFGYPHLVRLPSRVNAKDLYDIVRKNVPQEGNYTLHFVTGQGHHCSRCMYTTHCTGCSVPETGMVILCNGDTLAVRYTEQVPKTASPIDHVSVSKQRPHHPLSLYDCLQAFSQSETLDEYNPWFCPKCERNRCATKTLTVHRYPKFLIVYLKRFVFYECTSMKLDDKVTFPLVGLSVGQHLYDLYACVCHFGGVSAGHYTAYAKNPRTDMWYYYNDEITSRQKPQEEDFSNAYILFYSRQGTNLKSCNI; this is encoded by the exons ATGGACAATAAGGTGGATGTCTCAGaagtagaaaatatttcaatgatTGGATCGTCTGAAATCTTTTATCTGCCTGAAGTAGCAGAGATATCAGAGGTGTTAGATTCTACTGGTCTCAGTCCACTGACGTCTTCTTTAGATCATACTCTAACTCTTCAAGAAGATAAATTGCTTTCATCAGAAGTTAATATGGGAATCGAAGATACATG GACTGAAGCAAATAGTTCTACATCAGATTATGCTATTCCACTTCCACCACCACCTGGTTTAAATGATTTCACAGATGTTGGTGCAGATCCCATTGGTGATAGCGGAACTG AAGGTGGAGATTCTCAAGATGATTCTCCCATGG AAGATGTAGTTTTACGTGCTGGAGTATGTGGTCTTCGTAATCTTGGTAATACTTGCTTTATGGCTGCTGGTTTGCAATGTTTGACTGCAACACCACCAGTCCTGCGACATTTTTTGGATTTACAGCAGGGGGGGGAAAAACTACCTCCTCCAGGATCATTGATGGCACATTTTAGTGTACTTCTTGGCAAAATGTGGTCTGGAAAATATAGTGTCCTTAGGCCTACTGAATTTAAACAGACATTAGGCGCGTATCATTCACAATTTAAAGACAATAGACAG CATGATTGTCAAGAATTTCTTGCACTGTTACTGGATTCTTTACATGAACAAATGAATACAGCAAAGTGTACAAAAAATTGTCAAACTCCTTCATCTACAACCACTGCCAACTCTATTAATTCAATTGAGAATTCAAATGGGAAAATGATGTCCCCAGTCACTGCCACTAGTAATTCCAATTGTAATACGGATATATTGGAAATGTATGATTGCTTACCATCACCAGAATGTCCAAATAGTCCTAATGTTACTATGGCAGGTTCACCAAGAG ATTTAGGTTCACCAATAGGTGAATTAGATAGTATTGCAAATTCGCCACGAGGATCGCCTTTAAACGATGGTGAAGATGATGAAGAAACGCTTGATTCTGATGAAACTGTTGAAGCAAAGTCAAGTACGTTTATCCACAATGAAGTTGATGAAAAAAAAAGTGAAGTTGCACCCTCGTTAAGGCTGGAAACATTAATCGAACTTTCGAAAAATGTACCAAAATATCATGGTCTTTATGATATTCATAAAGAAGCGAAAACTAGCAATGCAAACTTTTTAGTAACACAACAAGAATGTAATAATGAGATTCATTATGATTCTCAAAAGTTTCCAAAGGAAAATGTTCGTAGAATGCCTTTAGACAATTCAAATCTAATGGAAAATCATGATTTTGACAATAAAAGTGTCAGTATCAAAAGAATAAAGGAAGTCAATGTTCAAAAAGTCAATTGTGGTGTAGATTATGCATCAAGTGGTTCTGATATAGAATATGATAATGGCTTAGAAAAATGTAATGTAAAACGTATGAGACTGGATGATCAGGAGAAGAATCATAAACGTGATGGTCAAGGAAGCATTAGTTCTCAATGTACACGAATGTCACAAAGCTATGGAAATGGTGCTATAGAGACACAAGATGAGCTTGAAGCCGACAAACATTGGGCAAAGCATTTAAAATCTAATAGGAGTATTATCGTTGATACTTTCCAGGGACAGTTTAAAAGCAAG GTTGTTTGTGCAGTATGTAATCATGTTTCTGTTACATATGAACCTTTCATGTATTTATCAGTACCGCTGCCCCATGCAATGGAAAGACAATTAAACGTTACATATGTTCCCGCAAATGGTGATCAACCTATAAAATGTGTTGTTTCATTAAATAAGCAATCACGCATTGGGAAATTGAAGAAGGAGCTACTAAAAACACTTGGGAAAGAAAATATTGCAGTAAGAAATATTGCACTTGCCGAAGTTTTAGAAAATCATATATCAAAGATTCTG GATGACAATACACTCTTGAGACACATCAATGATACAAATCGATCTATATATGCCTTTGAACTCACGGAACCTCCTGATGCGTACACTTCAGTATCAGACGGTGGTGGAGATCGTATAACGGAGGCTGATTCCTGTCAAAAATGTACAGTTATGGGAGAAGAAATTCCATGTACAATTTGTCTCGAAGAATTGGACGGAGATTTGAAAAAGCATAGCGGAAATAGTTGCAACTTTGTTATGTGCGATACTTGTATTGAG aattaCTTCAAAAATCAAACGGAACCGCAAATGTGTCCAATGTGTTCAACCTATATGACTGCATCATCCTTTATTAAAATAGATCAAACAGGCAGACCAAGACCTGCAATTAGGATCTTAAATGTACCATTGGTGTTGCGACATGATACAACAAATGAAACGACAAACAATCGTAAAGGAACAAAACTTTTTGGATATCCGCATTTAGTAAGATTACCTTCAAGAGTAAACGCTAAGGACTTGTATGATATTGTAAGAAAAAATGTACCACAAGAAGGAAATTATACTCTTCATTTTGTTACAGGACAG GGGCATCATTGTTCTCGTTGTATGTATACTACACATTGTACAGGGTGCAGTGTACCCGAAACGGGTATGGTAATCTTGTGTAATGGTGATACTCTAGCTGTACGTTATACGGAACAGGTTCCTAAGACCGCATCGCCCATTGATCATGTTAGCGTCAGCAAACAAAGGCCTCATCATCCTTTGTCTTTATATGATTGTCTTCAAGCATTTAGTCAAAG tgAAACATTAGACGAATACAATCCTTGGTTTTGCCCAAAATGCGAACGAAATCGATGCGCTACGAAAACTCTCACAGTTCATAGATATCCCAAGTTCCTTATAGTATATTTGAAACG ATTTGTATTTTATGAGTGTACTAGTATGAAGTTAGACGATAAAGTTACATTTCCCTTGGTTGGTTTGAGCGTTGGACAACACTTATACGATCTTTATGCATGCGTTTGTCATTTTGGAG GGGTCTCAGCTGGACACTATACAGCATACGCAAAAAATCCTCGCACTGATATGTGGTACTACTACAATGATGAAATTACGAGCAGACAAAAACCTCAGGAGGAAGATTTTAGCAATGCATATATACTTTTTTACAGTCGGCAAGGGACCAATTTAAAATCGTGCAATATATAA